A stretch of DNA from Montipora foliosa isolate CH-2021 chromosome 4, ASM3666993v2, whole genome shotgun sequence:
acataCACAAAAGGCTTTACACGCCTGGACAAGTCCGcaaacgctttgttcttttttaaactaaatttgcaTAGAGGCGATCGAAGCGTGAAGAAGGAAGAatatagaagaaaaaaagttgttttgtgtgGAAAAGAGGAGCATTCTCAACTCTTTCACGCTTTTAAAACAAACGTGAACTCCGTTGTTACAACCTTTTTTAAGGAAAGTTTTTCAACCTCGCGCTTGAATGAAACACGGGTAAATGCAATCTTTTTTATGTAAGAATACACAAAGACATCCTTCAGTGCACAGACACAAAGAAAGCCTACTCAACAGAACTGAATAAAGCCTTTTCtgaaaacgcttgaaaaaaacctttggaTTTTGAGAGGCGTTTTATACTGTGGTATGGTGAAGCGGGAGTTGGTTTCATAtcgtatttcaaaatacttttcacAATATTTGACGCAGTGAGCAAACAACAATATACATTTCAAacgctttattaaaagataCTCTAGATATAAATGATTGTTCTTCTACTATTTGACTATTGTAACGTTAAAACAAACATGTTGCGTTGCGCTTAAATAAATACTGTGACTCTGATAATGCAGTTCTGTTCAGACATACAGAATATGAAACATTCGAGACCGGACTAACTCGAAcgaattttatttgcagaaggttatcgttaagtcaataaaaacacatcaacaaacgtttcaaacgttttactgaattaacagagaacgcttatcacaatgtgatatttgcgagagatagttctctttaaacaaaccttaatccgaaaaaaagttgttttgaaaacgcaccctatgtacaacaaagattatagttgttaagtcaataaatacacaccaacaaacatttcaagcgttttactgaattaacagagaacgcttatcacaatgtgatatttgtgagagtagttctctttgtaattcacttgcattcgctgcatcatgattgttctattatgcatgcactgtttcaacgctttttgagcgaaaataaatcacacacaCGCGCAAAtgagagaagaagaaaaaatgttgtaattcacttgcattcgctgcatcatAGTGTTCTATTATGCGTGCACTATTTTAACGCGTTTAGAGCAACAATAAAtaacacacgtgtaaatgagagatgaaaaaaaaaaatgtaattcacTGGAGTACACTGTATCATTATTGTTCAGTAAGGTTCCCACTTTGTATTACTCCTTAATCGGGCAACCATAGGTGTTCTCGCCCTGTAGGACCTTTTAATAACTCTCTTCTCCGTGGAATCTGGGGGCGTTTCAAAGATCCAGGGATCTGTGTCCTTTTCGATAGGAGAAGGTGGTGTTTCTATCCTGACAGGAATTTTGGATGGACCAACGGGTGTGGTTGGAAGTTTCCTGTGTGCTGTCTTTTTGGGTTGTACCTCGGATATCGTTGGAGAATGGTTTGGAGTGGGCGCATTTGGACTTGTTGTCGCTGTCCCTGCAGGTTTCGTCTTCGTTTCGCTCTTCATTTGTTTTGACAAACCTTGGTACCGTTGTAATAGTTGATCCAATAAGGCCACTTTTTGATCTGCGGGCAAAGTAGAATCCGTAATATGTTTCATGTCTTGATCCAAGCGCGTCAAGGTCGTGAGTTGCGGAGGTGAAGTTAAGCGATGTTCTGTCTCAAGGCTTTGCAATAAGTGCTCTGGAACGAACATCATCTTTTGTACGTGTTTCATTTTAGCACTTTACCCAATAAATCCAAAGCGAACGGTGCAATCAAAGAGGCGAGAGCTGGCAGGAATCCTCCTTGCTGATTgagaacttcttttttcttcttcagactAGGTGTCTTGCGAGTCAAATACAGGAGTTTCGACTTGTGTGGTTTCAAGCGTTTAAATGATGAACTTGGAACCATAATGTTCCCTTTAAGTAGATTAAGGGCGACTTCACTGATGGCTTCTATTTGTCCCTTACTAGCGTGAGATATCATCTCTTTCCGCTGTTTCCCTCTGCTTGTAAAACAAGTGCAGAGAAAGGGTAAATGTTGATTGACTTTGGAAGCCTTGAcgagttctttttttcttctctcaccGGTAGCTTTTGAAATCTTTCTAGAACGCAAAGTCATGTCACCACCACTTTGATTGTTTACTGTCTCCTCGCGGTGCAACAATTGCAAAGCCATGGCGTTAAATGAAATCTACCGGAAAGGGTTCATCGGTTTTATAGATTTTCTTATCAACGTAAACAATGGGATATGAATGTGACTCTGGGAAGATCCTTGTTCGCAATCGTTGAATGTCCGGGGTTCGTGGATGTAAATCCATCATTAAGTATCCAAATGGTTGTGATGTAGCGTCTTGAAAACTCTCCCACACAAACGGAACGCGCCCAGAAAACGCCTGTTGTGCCAGTGTCCTCAACCCCAAAGTATCTCGAGGATTGTTAAAAGCAATGATGTAATGAGCATTAAGAGAAATGCTCCGGGAAAACTTTCCTGGGGGAAAAAGGTTTTGTGTCAGATAAATGCAGGTGACGTCACAATGATGGGACACTTTGGTGAACAAATCCAAAATGCGCTCGTCATCGCTACAGTTTCTCATGAGGTCATCTAACACGAGCAGACCAGGACGATGAGGGGGTGGAAATAAGGCGGGAATGTCGTCGGGAATACCCTCCATAAACGTGACTTCCTTTACCAATTCCTTAAAACAATCTTGCCATTGACCGTAGCAATACACGATCTTGCGAATGGGGCGTTCAAATAAACAATCTGCGTGTTGAAGTATTTGGCGcgtaaatgttgtttttccgcATTGGCTGGGGCCAGAAATGATAATACTGCTGGGGCACTTGAATTGAGACATGTTCACAACACGAAGCTTCGACGATTTGTGTACACGAGATAGAATTCCCACCCCTTTTACTAGCAAATACACACAAAAACAGCaacattttgtttactttttaacATGATTTTATTGCTTATGGACACAGCGAAATGACTTACAACCTTGTTGAAAGCAATCATTAACTTTAGGATACATGACTGAATTAAAATAAGCGTGTACACTCCGTTCAACTTGTGCATCGTTCCACTGAGAATCATATCGTTTAAATTTAGCTTGAACAGTGTTCATATCAACATTCCGTGCTCGCCGAATGagataaaacaaacaataatcTCCACAAACATCCGAGTTCAGTCCTTGCAGTGGTTTGTCGTTATAATAGGTAACTTCCCGTAGAATGTAGGTATCCATGTTGTAAGTTTCAGGAGGAAATCCGTAGCTGTCAAAGAATTCACTTTCACGAGGCGATTCAAAGTACATAGCCACCCAATGTGTCCCAGGTTGGTCATGAGGGtccgtattcgcaatgagtccGGCTGGGTAGGTGTTGATGACAGGTAGCCTATCCCTTGGAAATACGCCTTGCATCAGAGGTGCTAACACAGGGTCAGAAAGACAGGCTTGCCATAGTTCTTGGGTCGTATGCATGACGATGAACTAAGAGCCTTGTGACAAATCGTAGACCACGCGACGATTGCGATCAATTTCCAACTGATTCTGAAATTCTGCGTACACAATTAAATTCAGAACTGAGTTCGTTTGAGTTCCAAATTTCAGGTACAGGTTCACGTTACCCGTTCGATGAGGTATCAGATGATCGGGATGTCCACTTCCTGCCGGTGTCAAATCAAAACGGAACAAACCGTACCCGTTTTCCCAATCCACTCTATCAATGTCAAGCCCGTGCCCACAATTCATGTCTCCACTTCCTGAAAACAGCGTGTTGTAACCATCGATCTTTTTTCCACCCGTCAGATCCAGCGCAGAATAAGGCATTTCTTCTCCATTCACAGTCAGCCGAATGTCTTGCAGGTCAAACAGCTCAAAGTTGAAAGGATTTCTTGCAAGGTTTCCGTTGAAGGCATCGTTTCGCACGAGCCCAAAAATGATGCACTGAGGAATGAAACCGTGGAATAGATCTGTCTCAGTGTGATTTAAGACTCCTTGAGGGATGATCCTTGCCTGCGTAGGGGTTCTGGTTAGGGTATAGATGGCTGGTAGCGCTGCGCTCCCTTTGTGACCTTGCATGATCTGTACATGTTCTAGTTTCACACTGTCTGCAACACGCACTGTGCGTATGCGAAGCGTACTCGACATGACCTTTAGTTTGCAGTTGTTTGGAGTCTCCCCAGCCATTAGAACAAAAGCATCGTTGTTCAGATCCACTTTGACTTTGATCTCCAAACCGTCAAGCAACAACTTGTCAATATTAAACACGTCACAAAGAGGTACTCCGACCAACCCAACTTCTGCGCCGTTGTTAGTAAATGTGGCTCTTCTATTCAGACCCTCATTACTTTCTGCTGTATTATCTACTTCATTCATGTGTCCAGCAGTGTCTTTGTAATACAGAGCTTTGGTTAAGTACGATTTCTTGGCCTGTTCCGTAAAGTTCAATAAGGTCTTGATGTAAGCATTGTATGCTTGAGTGTCTGACTGTTCTGTTACCAGCGTTTCGTTGATCTCGATGGTAAACTGTTTGATGATGGAATGAAGGGCGTTGTTGACCAGAGTGTACTTCTTACCATCCCCTGTGGGCGATCCATCTTGTTTGGTTATCTTTACTACCAATCGCAGCTCTGTCTTGTTAATGTCAATGTAGTCAGCTAACGGTTTGATGACAAACTCGATGGGATTAGTTCCCGTTTGAACCGGTTCGTAATCGATCCATTTGCTGCTAACAATCGACACATCTGTCACAGGTACATCAAACAATTGTAAACTTGAATTCGCACCAGGGGCTGAGAGAGGGTGTGCTGATGTCATCTTTAATCAAAAATAGTCTTGAACGTTGAACGAGGTGTTCTCCTTTTCTTGGTCTGTCCTTCACTGCGCCGCTTTGACGTATACGCGCGCTTATATACTCTTTTTCCTCGACCTTGCTGTGTAATGTCATCAATGACCCCTGTGAGTAAATTTTTTCCAGCAGCTTTCGCTCTTGTCTTGGCAGCTTTCTTTAAAGGTTGACCATTGATCACGTCTTGGACAAGTTGCATTCCCGTTTCCAATCCAGTATCGAGCATTCGTTTTCCcactttttttgctgttgttttgagAAAGGGAGTTGCTGAACGGAACAAGGACCGAAACATTCCACCTAAGCCGTTGCCCCCTTGACCATAAGGGTGTGTTCCTCCGTAGATACTAATGTCTCCTCCTTTACCGTGCTGCCTATAGGGTACAACATGTCGTCCGTATGGGTAATATCGGTGGTTCATAGGTAATAACATGTTGTTATAGAATATCACGACGCCGAAAATGCAGGGTCACGCGTACGGCTCCAGAAGCAAATGGTATCAATTGACCTGTGTCTCCCCTTATATTGATCGCCACGTATGAAAACACAGTTGTACGGAGTCTATGGTAGGAGGGCACCTTGACCTCTTCTGTGATCATGTTCCCCGGCTGACCACGAGGAACAAGCATCCGAAGTAAGTTCGCTTGAGCATCTCCCACTACTTGAGACTCGATTAAATCGGAATACACGTAGATGGTTTGAAAAGCGTCTCTCGAGAGCAATCCCCATACCAATTCGTCTTTTCTGACAAGTGTTGTCGTTGTCCTCCCAAGAAGGACGCTGTGATCATCATTCTGTTGGACAAGGCCTCCGATTTGGTACAGCTGAGGAATATTATACTGATGGTTTAAGTACCCCAAGGCGCGAGCTAATGTCTTTGGTAGAATCACATACCAACCGGCTGGTAACTTCAACTCAAAGTAATCTTGTGCTTTCTCGTAAATGTAAAAACACTCGTTTCCTTCCAGACTCGTAATGGTCTTGTCACTCTTCAAATAAATGTCTCTCAATCGATTGTGTAGTCCCTTCGTCATACCGTGAATGACATCTTTGACCGTACGGTAAATGCCACTTGGTACAGGGATGTTCAATTTCCAGGGTTCAGGACCAGTCTTACAAAGCAAAGTGTAGGACAATTGATTCTCACCTACGTTTTGCCAGGTGTAAGGGTAAATGATGCGTGTCATGGCCACCTCCCAGTCTTCACTTAGGTGTAGTTGACTTGGTAACTGCATCTTAAAATCGGCCGCCTTGTTTTCTGGATACTGAGTCAGACTTGCATCACTGGTCAGCACCATGTAAAAACTGTTGGTCATGTTGATCGACGGCGGAAATGTAAAACGACGCTGACGATACCGTCTAAAAATGCCGGCGTTTGACCGTATCCACTCGTTAAATATATTTCAATGGTCTGAAATATCTTTGTCCGCAAAGGTAGGTACACAATATGTTCTCTTTCTTCAAGGAGTGTTTCTCGAAAACTGCCCAGAGGTACCATCTCATGTAGGAGAGGTAAGCGCTTGTCACCCACCTGCCACGGTTCCACGAGATTGGTTTGAACTTGAACCAGTCTCTGCTTACACGAACAAAGCGACAGCGAAGGAGGAAAGATGTAAATACCCGGATATGTGATGGATGTGCCGGATGGTAAGATGAACCAATCATGACCATATTTTCTTTCTAAGGTGAGTGCAACATTCAAACGAACGCTGGGTGTAAGAGTGTTGTTTTCGTTTATCCATCCCAACGCGCGAGCTGTAGACAATGTGATCAGAAGTCCTTCAGTTTGCGAGTTTAACGTTACATTCCATTCGTCGTCCACTGTGATTTCAATCTTAGATGGTGGGTCAGCGATGTTCAGGCATTGTAACATTCCTTCTGTGACATCTAAGGCTGTATAATACTTGCCCTCGGGTAATACAAACGGTGTGGAGTCACCTCGACGATCCAGCATGATGTGAGAATGTTTGCAGTCATTTGTAATGTCAAACATTGAGAGCGGATACACGATATGATGCAATCCTACTTCCCAATCTTCTTCATGTTTCAGATGGATTTGTCGAGGTAGCGCTACGCGAAAGGAGGACTTGGAAttgtttagaaataaattaCTGCTTGCATTACTGGGAAGTGTCACGTAAAAGTCGCTATCTTGAATCATGTTTGTTGTAAAGCGACCAACTGG
This window harbors:
- the LOC138000949 gene encoding uncharacterized protein F54H12.2-like yields the protein MTSAHPLSAPGANSSLQLFDVPVTDVSIVSSKWIDYEPVQTGTNPIEFVIKPLADYIDINKTELRLVVKITKQDGSPTGDGKKYTLVNNALHSIIKQFTIEINETLVTEQSDTQAYNAYIKTLLNFTEQAKKSYLTKALYYKDTAGHMNEVDNTAESNEGLNRRATFTNNGAEVGLVGVPLCDVFNIDKLLLDGLEIKVKVDLNNDAFVLMAGETPNNCKLKVMSSTLRIRTVRVADSVKLEHVQIMQGHKGSAALPAIYTLTRTPTQARIIPQGVLNHTETDLFHGFIPQCIIFGLVRNDAFNGNLARNPFNFELFDLQDIRLTVNGEEMPYSALDLTGGKKIDGYNTLFSGSGDMNCGHGLDIDRVDWENGYGLFRFDLTPAGSGHPDHLIPHRTGNVNLYLKFGTQTNSVLNLIVYAEFQNQLEIDRNRRVVYDLSQGS